In one Dreissena polymorpha isolate Duluth1 chromosome 7, UMN_Dpol_1.0, whole genome shotgun sequence genomic region, the following are encoded:
- the LOC127837309 gene encoding putative nuclease HARBI1: protein MTESERRYNNYHARGRVVIERAFGVLKSRFRCLHKSGGVLPFNPTKSAHVVVACMKLHNLYITFNVKEPQDAVHVNELANEDVLNEHDDNAHSFRQAIINMF, encoded by the exons ATGACAGAGTCTGAAAGGCGTTACAATAATTACCATGCCAGGGGAAGAGTGGTTATTGAAAGAGCGTTTGGTGTGCTGAAATCTAGATTTCG ATGCCTACACAAATCTGGTGGTGTACTTCCATTCAACCCTACAAAAAGTGCTCATGTTGTTGTGGCCTGTATGAAGCTGCATAATCTGTACATAACGTTCAACGTGAAGGAACCACAGGATGCAGTCCATGTGAATGAGCTGGCAAATGAGGATGTCTTAAATGAGCATGATGACAATGCGCATTCATTTAGACAGgcaatcattaacatgttttga